One Thermotoga sp. genomic window, CGTTCTCTCGTAGAGTTCTCTGTATATCTCGTAGTACCTGTCGTACACCTTCTTGTTTTCCAGATCTGGCTCTACGGGCTCTTTGTACCTCACCCACTCTTTTATTTTCTCTGGCCTGTCTATGACCCCTGTTCCCAGTCCTGCAAGGAAGGCATCTCCGTAAGGAGCTTCCACGAGACTCGCGACCTGTCTCATCTTGAAACCGGTAACGTCCGCGAATATTTTAACCCAGACGGAGGATTTCGAAACACCACCGACGATCCAGCACTCGTCGTTCAACTTCAAACCAGCTTTCAGTCCTTCCTCCATGTTGTGCCTCAAAGCGTATGCTCCACCTTCCATCAACGCTCTGTAGAGATGGGCTCTTCTGTGATAGAGTGTAACGCCGAAGAACACTCCTCTTGCCGTGGGATCCCAGATTGGAGATCTCTCACCCATGAAATAGGGAAGAACAACAATACCCTCACTTCCGGCGGGAATGTCCTTCACCTCTTTATCGAAGAGTTGGTACGGTGATATTCCCGTTCTTTCACCAACTATCGTTTCACTCTCGCCAAATTGCTCCTTGAACCACCTTGCAAGTGCTCCTGTTGTGGCAGACCCTCCGAACGTGTAGATCCTTTCGGTATCGTAGACCACGTACGGATAGTTCACAAGACCAAAAGCAAGTTTGGATCCATCATGCACGGTCCCCCAGCAGGTGGATGTTCCTACCATTGCAACGTGCTCTCCTTCTTCGAGGGCCCCAGCAGAAAGCTGCGCAACAGGAGCGTCTATACCTCCCGCAACCACGGGTGTTCCTTCAAGGAGCCCACACAACTTGGAGGCTTCTTTTGTCACCTTTCCAACCACGTCCGAAGATTTTACGATTCTTTCTGGCAGAAACTCGATCGGAATCCCAAGTACATCGCACATCTCTTTTGACCAGCTGAGCTTTCTGATGTCGAAGACTCCACCCAGGTTTCCTGCAGAAGAGTAGTCTATGACGATCTCTCCTGTCATCTGGTAGATCACGTAGTCTTTGGGAGTGATGAATTTGTAAATTCTTTTCCATATCTCAGGTTCGTTGTTTCTGATCCACATGATCTTGGTGAAGCCAAAATAAGAGTCCACATAGTTTCCTGTGATCTCAAAGAGTTTTTCCTTGGGAACGTTCTGTTTCACCCATTCTGTTTCTTTCACCGCTCTTCTGTCCATCCAAATCAGACAGGGTCTCAAAGGTTGCATGTTCCTGTCAACGGGTATGCCGGATCCCCCGTAGAGTCCACTTATAGCGATACCGGCTATCTCTTTCTTCGGAATCCCGGACTTTTCCACCACTTCTTTTACCGTCTCGAAGACTGCTTTCACCCACACATCCGGCCACTGCTCTGCCCAATTAGGTCTTGGTGTGATCACCTCGTACTCCCTGAAGGCTTCTGCAAGTACTTCACCCTTTTCGTTCACGATAACAGACTTTGTTCCCTGTGTTCCTATATCGCTTCCAATGAGATACATGTTCTCCCCCCTCACTTCTGCCCGTATTTGGTATGGTACTGATTATAAAGACGATCAACCTCGTCGGGAGGCAAAGGAACAGGTTTGCCTGCAAGCGTTGCAAAGTAGGCCGCCTTTGCAACCTCCTCTAGGAAAATGGCCTTCTTCACAGCGTCTTCTACAGAAGTACCAACGACCATTACACCGTGCTTTCTGAGAAGAACTGCACCGGATTTTCCTATCACTTTTAAAACGGCTTTCCCAATTGCCTCGGAACCCACGGGAGCATACTCCGTCAGGGGAATCTCCTCACCAAACACGTCTGCGTGGGC contains:
- a CDS encoding FGGY-family carbohydrate kinase — encoded protein: MYLIGSDIGTQGTKSVIVNEKGEVLAEAFREYEVITPRPNWAEQWPDVWVKAVFETVKEVVEKSGIPKKEIAGIAISGLYGGSGIPVDRNMQPLRPCLIWMDRRAVKETEWVKQNVPKEKLFEITGNYVDSYFGFTKIMWIRNNEPEIWKRIYKFITPKDYVIYQMTGEIVIDYSSAGNLGGVFDIRKLSWSKEMCDVLGIPIEFLPERIVKSSDVVGKVTKEASKLCGLLEGTPVVAGGIDAPVAQLSAGALEEGEHVAMVGTSTCWGTVHDGSKLAFGLVNYPYVVYDTERIYTFGGSATTGALARWFKEQFGESETIVGERTGISPYQLFDKEVKDIPAGSEGIVVLPYFMGERSPIWDPTARGVFFGVTLYHRRAHLYRALMEGGAYALRHNMEEGLKAGLKLNDECWIVGGVSKSSVWVKIFADVTGFKMRQVASLVEAPYGDAFLAGLGTGVIDRPEKIKEWVRYKEPVEPDLENKKVYDRYYEIYRELYERTKDLMARL